CCCGCCGAGTGGGAGAAGACGACACTCGACGCCTACGCCACCGATCGGCTCGATCGGGCGGGCTTCGACGGGGTGGGCGACGGGCCCGTGCTGTTTACGGGCGTCGCGATCGAGGACGCCCGGGGCGCACGCTGCGGCCCGGTCACCGCCTACGCGACGGCCGGCGTCTCGAATCCCGCGGCGCTGCCGATGGATCCGACGGGGACGGTCGGACGCGAGGTGGTCGCCGAAACCGACCCCGACGCGACCCAGGGGACGGTCAACGTCGTCGTGGGCACGACGCGGGCGCTCGCCGACGGCGCGCTCGCCAACCTGATCGCGGTCGCCGCGGAGGCGAAGGCAGCGACCCTGCTGGCCGAGACCGGCTTCCCCGGGACGACGACGGACGCGATCGTCGTCGGCCACGATCCGTCGGGGACCGCCGCGTCGTTCTCCGGGAGCGCCACCGCGGTCGGCGCGGCGACGCGGGCCTGCGTCCGCGAGGCCGTCCGGGCATCGCTGCGGGCCCACTACGACGGCAACGACCCGGAACTCCCGTCGTCGGTCGCCGAGGCGACCTACGGCGTCTCGACGGACGTCCGGGCCGACGTGTTTCGACCGCCGCTCGCGGAGTGCGACTGACGTAGCCCGCACCGATCGGGATCGAGGTGGGATCGAGATCGGAAATGGCGACCGTCGCCCGTGACACGGACCAGCGTCGAACCCGGACGCTAAACCGTCGCGGGCCGTACGATCGCCCTATGGCTGAGGACGATCCATCGGTGATCCGTTCGCTCGCCGTGTCGCCGGACGACGCCGTCGACGCCTTCGTGTACAGCCAGGAGAATCCGGGCGACGCCGTGCTCCGGGTGACGCCGCCGTTTCACGGCCGGATGCGGGCGCGGATCCACGTCTACCGCGTCGACGACACCGAACTGACCGGCGCGGTCCACCTCTCGCCCGCTGACATCCTCGAGGACGACGTCGTCGCGGAGTATCCCCGACTCGAGGCGGCGCTCGCGGACGCGGATCCGGACGACGCGGACCGGATCCGGGAACGGCACGCCGAGGCGGTCGCGGCGTGGCAGGACCGCGCTCGCGAGGCGATCGCCGGGTCGGTCACGCTCGAGACCGACGACGGCCCACATCGCGTCGAACTGAAGCGACTCGGCTGAGGCGTCGATCGCGATGGGCGACGGTCCGAGCCACGATTTCGTCGAGAGCGCCGCTCCGTCCCGCACTTTCACTTTCACCGCGGACGGATCGGTTTGACGTACTATCAGGCCGATTGACGAGTATGGCACTGATAATGGACGGTACCGACGCCCAGAGCACGCGCGAGAAACTGGTGACGCACGAACACGACCGCCGCGATCCCGACCGCCGCCGGCGGATCGACGTCACCGATCTGCACGCGGCCGGGATCGAATCCTTCGTCCGATCGAACGTCGAGACCGATCGGGTCTCGCTCGAACACCGCGGCGAGCGAACCTACCTCGTAATCGAGGAGTAAACGCCGTGCTCGAACCGGGGAACTGTTTTGGTCGTTCCCGCGACTAGTCCTGCATGGGATTTACACGCACCGGTCTCCCGGGAGGACGAATCGCATGATCGAACGGACGGTCACCGTCGTGCCGGCGGAC
The nucleotide sequence above comes from Halosolutus halophilus. Encoded proteins:
- a CDS encoding adenosylcobinamide amidohydrolase — its product is MAEPVDPAYGASRRDGVLQVARPDTEWLSTGPDGGRVTADAAYNVSVPAEWEKTTLDAYATDRLDRAGFDGVGDGPVLFTGVAIEDARGARCGPVTAYATAGVSNPAALPMDPTGTVGREVVAETDPDATQGTVNVVVGTTRALADGALANLIAVAAEAKAATLLAETGFPGTTTDAIVVGHDPSGTAASFSGSATAVGAATRACVREAVRASLRAHYDGNDPELPSSVAEATYGVSTDVRADVFRPPLAECD